The nucleotide window TTCAATAGGAATCATTTTAATGCCACCCGTAAGTTGGTCATCGCTATTGGAATAATCAAAATATGAAGATGTTTCAGATTCTGTAACAGTCTCTTTTTTGTTATCGGCACAGCTACTTACGAATAACAGAATAACCAGTGTAAAGGATAAAAATTTCATTTGTGTTTTTTTGGTTAGTTGAAGGTTTTATTGTCCACTAACGGCAGGTAAACTTAGCAGTAACTTTGGGCTTCACTAAGATAATAAAATAGGGTGAGTCGAGAAGATGATAGCCCCAATATCTGTTGGGAGAAGTTGGGTAAAGAGTTTAATAATTGATATTCAAATAGATTCTATTTTCCTTTGGCAAGGCCGTAAATAATATTAATCGGGAAAATTAATTGGCCGATAACGATAAGAAAAAGGATAAGGTAGATAGCTAATGTAAAATTGCTATTGAAATCATTGCCCAAAGATTTGGTTCTATTAAATTGAATTAAAATGCCAATTGCTAAAGTTCCTCCTAATGTTAAAATAATGTGGGTCCAAGTAAGCCATTTGGATAATTTTCTCTCGGCTTTATGAACCATCCAATATCCAATTCCGATGATTCCAAAAAGTATGGCAATTCCAAGGGTCAAGTACAAATAAGAAACAATTAAATAAGTGTCTTTAATATTTATATCGAAGCTAGCGTCTCCACTAAAAACGCCCATTAAAATTAATATTGGGATGGCAGTTAAATAAACCAAATGAGGTTTTTTGGTCAGATTATTCATTTCAGATTTAGGTATTGATGTATGGTTAGCGTCAAGTTAATCATTTCCAGTTTTTTATGTCCGGGATCATTTCCGAAATAAGGTTTGTGTCTGATATGAAAATGATTTTTTTCAATTTTACCTTTTTAGCGGTCTCAAAAATTTTAATGTTTAACAGTTCATTTTTTGAATCATAAAACAAGTTTAAATAATCCGTGCTTCCAGTTGAGGTTAATTTAAATTTCGGATTTAGCTCTTTTGCCAGTTCATGAAATCGGGCGTTATCAATTGATCCTTCACTTTCAACTTCAATCATCCTAACAAGGCTTTCTTTATCAAACTTAAATTTAATTGTTTCAGATGCCCCTAAGGTCTTAAACTGATAGTGATTGTCAGAAGTTTTATTTGCTATTAAGTTATTGTCGCCAAAGTTTTTTTGAATGGTCTTGTAGCTTGAATTAATTTGGGAGTAACCTAAAGAGGAGAAAAATAATAGAACTATTGCTAATAAGTTATTCATGATAATTTGGGTTTCCAAGCTTAGGTGCTAGCATTTTTTCTAATTTTAAGATGCCATATTCTCAAAACCAGATTGTTAATATAAGTCAATTTTTAGAAGTAAGAAAATACTGATTATTTGATCAGTATCTGGGGTTTAAATGTTGTTTTTCACTTGGCTTATTTTTTCGAGCTAATTTCTTGATCACAAAGTGAAATTATTTTTTCGATTCTCTCTTTAAGTCTTATATAATTGCGTTCGTTTTTCATATTCCAAATCCGTTGACTATTAACAAGATTTTCAAACTCCAAGGATTGGTATATTTCTGTATAGTCTGTTTCAAAACCTGAAGTAATAGAAGTGTCATCTCTTATGTTTTCAGTAATTTTTGTATAATTTGAATTCTTGTAAAGAAATGGGAACGATATATTGTTTCTTTCATTAATTGCCCAAGTTTCATCTTCTTTTACATCGTTTAGTAATCCATTCCAATTTGAAAGGTGATTTTTAAGTTCTTCATTTTTAATAATATGTATTTTGCCTGAATTGATGATATCGCTCATAATGCCGTTGCTAGGGTCGTAAGAGATTATGTTTAATAACCCCGAATTGATAAGAGAATCACTTTCATATTCAGACAATGTCATTTCATTATTGCCTGTATTATTTAATATAGTTTCACATCGTTTCTGTATTAATTGGGTTTTTAAAATGGAACGATTTAATTCGTCCTTATTATAGGTAAACTCCTTCTTTAAAGACCTTAAAAGTTGTAGTTCTTGTTTATTAATTTTCCTGTTTTCATTCCAATTATTCACTTGTAATGCTAATAGAATGCCAATCATTACTAGTACAATTTCACCAATGGCATAGAACAGGTATCTGCTAAACTTGTTTTCGGAGAGTAACTTTTGCCTAATTTTTCTAAATAATGAAATCATCGGTTGATAATTAGAATTAAAAAAGTGTTATCGGACCTAATAGATCGGGGTGGGGAATAATAACTAAGATAGTAAAATGGTAAAACTTAGTGGTTAGGAGAATTCAAAAGTGAATCGAAATAGTATTGAAATATTTCTGTTGTTTTAGTTGGCTTACATTATTGCGGGATGCTTTTTATTTAAATTGAATATTACCGACTGCCATTGTTCCGGAATCCTCTGGTGATAAACTCATATGGTAATAAAGGTTATTTTCTTTCAAGGTAAGTTTTGCCCTTGGAGTACCAGCTGCTAAATAGGAAAGGGTTGCTATGTAATACATATGTTCCTCATTCGGATTGATTATTTTATGTAGGCTAGATCCTTTATTAAGATTACTGTCAAAAAATGATTTTAGTTCCGTTAAACCATAATTGAATGATGATAATTTATCAAAACTCATGTTATCTGTAGGCAAAAATAGTTTCAGATAGGAACCTGGTGGTGTAAAAATTGCTGATGAATCTGAGGGGAAATTAATGTTCAGCTCTATTGGCGTGTTGGTTTCATTTACTATCCGAGTCCAGAATACAGCAAATGCGTAAGACTTTCCAGAAGGATCAATATATTGGGTTCCATCTGGTGCAATGGTTCCACCCTTAGGAAGACTGTTTTGAATTCTTATTCCTTTTCCAATAATGGGTAAATAGGTGGTATCTGTATAAATGTATTTTTCTAAATCTATATTTTGCGAAATGGTTTGATTCTCTGAAATTATTTCAATCTTTGGTTCAATCGTAGTATTTTCTGTATTGGAATTGCCTTCCCGTTTACATGAAAATAGCGACGTAATTGCCAAAGCCGCCATAATTAATTTATGCCCCATTTTTTAGATTTTATACCACTGTTTTTGTAGGTTTTAT belongs to Aegicerativicinus sediminis and includes:
- a CDS encoding DUF6090 family protein; translated protein: MISLFRKIRQKLLSENKFSRYLFYAIGEIVLVMIGILLALQVNNWNENRKINKQELQLLRSLKKEFTYNKDELNRSILKTQLIQKRCETILNNTGNNEMTLSEYESDSLINSGLLNIISYDPSNGIMSDIINSGKIHIIKNEELKNHLSNWNGLLNDVKEDETWAINERNNISFPFLYKNSNYTKITENIRDDTSITSGFETDYTEIYQSLEFENLVNSQRIWNMKNERNYIRLKERIEKIISLCDQEISSKK